Part of the Corynebacterium efficiens YS-314 genome is shown below.
CGCCTCGTGGACGGCGATGAACGTCACTACATGGACTACACCGGTACCGGCAACTCCCTCAACGTGCGCGACCCGCACTCCCTGCAGCTGATCATGGACTCCCTGCGGTACTGGGTCACCGAGATGCATGTCGACGGTTTCCGCTTCGATCTCGCCTCCACCCTGGCCCGCGAGCTGCACGATGTGGACCGCCTGGCGACCTTCTTCGACCTGGTCCAACAGGACCCGGTGGTCTCCCAGGTCAAACTCATCGCCGAACCATGGGACATCGGCGAAGGCGGCTACCAGGTCGGTAACTTCCCACCACTGTGGACCGAGTGGAACGGCAAGTACCGCGACACCGTCCGTGACTTCTGGCGTGGTGAGCCGGCCACCCTCGGTGAGTTCGCCTCCCGCCTGACCGGCTCCTCGGACCTGTACGCCCACAATGGTCGCCGCCCCACCGCCTCGATCAACTTCGTCACCGCCCACGACGGTTTCACCCTCAACGACCTGGTCAGCTACAACGAGAAGCACAACATGGCCAACGGTGAGGACAACCGTGACGGTGAATCCCACAACCGTTCCTGGAACTGTGGTGTCGAGGGCCCCACCGATGATCCGGAGATCCTGCAGCTGCGCGCCCAGCAGCGTCGCAACTTCCTGACCACCCTGTTACTCTCCCAGGGCACACCGATGATCTCCCACGGTGATGAGATGGCCAGGACCCAGAACGGCAACAACAATGTCTACTGCCAGGACAACGAATTGGCGTGGATCAACTGGGATCAAGCCATTGAGCACAAGGACCTGCTGAGCTTCACCCGACGTCTGCTGCGGATCCGGGCCGAGCACCCGGTGTTCCGTCGCCGCCGGTTCCTCGCCGGTGGCCCGCTGGGCTCCGACGTCCGCAAACGTGACATCGCCTGGTTGGTGCCGGACGGACAGCTGATGACCCAGGACGACTGGGACTTCGCCTTCGGTAAATCCCTCATGGTCTTCCTCAACGGTGATGCCATCGTCGAACCGGATTACCGGGGTCAGAAGATCGAGGATGATTCCTTCATCCTCATGTTCAACGCCCACCATGAGGCCATCGACTTCACCCTCCCCCCGGAGCATTTCGGTATGAAATGGAAGCTGCTGGTGGACACCACCGAGGCGATCGGTTATCCGCTGGAGGAGCTCACCATCGAGGCTGGCGGAACCCTCACGGTGCCCGCCCGCTCCAGCATGCTGCTGCGCCAGATCGAGGCACCGGATTACACCAAGCTGGATGAGCGCATCGCACGTGAGGCCCGGGAAGTGGAAGAGGCGCGCAAGCGTGAATCCACCGATGCCGAGGCTGCGCTGCGTGCCTCCGTAGGTGCCGCCCTGAAAGCCGAGGAGGAGGCTGTCCAGCACTTCACCGAGCGCACCAAGGCCAGTGTCGGTACCGAGGGAGAGGAATCCGAGGCTGCGGATACCATCCCTGGGGAACTTCCGGAGGAGAACACCGGGGAAGACACCGCTGAAGAGTCCGGCGACGCGGACAAGGTTTCCCCGGAGGTTGCTGTGGAAGCAGACGCCGAGGACGACAGCGAGGATGACGCGGAGTCTGACACCTCGACGGACCTCGGGGCCGATGACAAGGTCGTCCACGCCTCCCGCGCGGACAAGCCTGCCGAGGAGACGGAGACTCTGGATGAGGACGAGGAGCTGATGCGCAAACGTCAGGCTGCTGCACAGGAGGATGACTACGACTCAGCCGAGGATGAGTACTAGAATCCGCTGACGTCAGTTCCCTGAGGGGCGCCTGGGTATCACCACCGGGCGCCCCTCATGCGTTGTCACTGCCACACTCGCCCCGTAGATCTCACGGATACGCGACACGGTGAGCACCTCCTCAGCAGCCCCCTCGGCGACCTTCCGTCCACCCGCCATCATGAGCACCCGGTCACCGTACTGGGCGGTGAGGGTGAGATCATGCATGGCTGCAATAACTGTGAGACCACGGCGGGCGCGGACGGAGTCAATGAGTTCCAGTGTCTCCTGCGCATGGCCGATATCCAGCGCGGAGGTGGGTTCATCCAGGAGCAGCACCTCGGGTTCCTGCGCGAGTGCCCGGGCCAGACTGACGCGCTGGCGTTCGCCCCCGGACAGGGACGAGACAAACCGGCCGGAGTAGTCATGCAGGTTGAGCTCATCAAGGCACCGCTGCACCACCCGTGCGTCGTGTTTTCCCGGAACCCGGCTGTGGGGATGGCGCCCGAGGAGAACATAGTCATAGACGTCCATACCCTCCGGGATGGTGGGGGTCTGGGGCATCAGCGCAACGGTGCACGCGAGGTGCCGACGGTGTCGCGCCGCAGCCGGGCTGAGGAGATTGCGTGTCGACGAGGCGGTGATGTCGATGTCGGCCACCGTGATCCTCCCGGCTTCCACCGGGAGCACCCGGGCGAGCGCATGCAACAGGGAGGTCTTGCCACACCCGTTGGGACCGACGATGTTGACCCACTGGCCACGCTGGACATGGGTGGTCATCCCAGCCACCGCGGTGCGTCCCGCCCCCGGGTAGCGCACGGATACATTCTCACAGTCAACAATGTTCATGCCGTCCTGCCTTCCCGGCGGGGCCTGCTGGATCGTCTCAGGATGAACAGGAAGAACGGGGACCCCACCGCGGCGGTGACCACACCGACGGGAAGTTCCTGTGGGGCCAGGATGGTACGGCCGATGGTGTCCGCGGTGACCAGGAAGATCGCACCCCACACCAGGGTCAGGGGCAGCAGCAGGCGGTGGCCCGGGCCGCACAACAGGCGGATGGCGTGGGGGACGATGATGCCCACGAAACCGATGAGACCGGAAATGGCCACCACCGAGGCGGTCCCCAGGGTGGCCACCGCCACCAGGGACATCCGGACCACCGTGGGATCAATCCCGAGGGTACGGGCCTCAATATCACCGACGGTCATCACATCGAGTAACCGCGCCGAGGAGAGAATCAGCACGGCACACAGCGCGGCGGGGATGGCGACACTGACCACTGATTCCCACCGGCTGACGTTCAGGCTGCCGAGCATCCACACATAGATCCGTGACACGGTGTCGATGTTGCGCTGTTGGATATAGGTCTGGATGGAGCTGGCAAACGCGGCGACCGCCACGCCCGCCAGGATCACCACGGTGGCAGAGGACCCGAATCCCACTCCCCTGCTGACCAGTACCGTGGCGGCCACGGCGGTGATACCACCGATGAAAGCAGCCCCGATGATCCCGAACCCGCCGGCCGTCAACCCCAGGGATACGCCACCGACGATGACCAGTGTGACACCGAGTCCCGCGCCCGCGGAGACCCCCAGGAGATAGGGATCGGCCAGCGGGTTGCGGAACACCGCCTGATAGGCCGCACCGGAGAGCGCCAACGTCGCCCCCACCACCATGGCGGTGACGATGCGGGGCAGGCGGATGTTGAAGAACACCGCCTGCTCACGGTCGCTGAGTGTCTCGGTTCCGGTGAGGTGCGCGAGGACCTGACCCGGGCTGAGGTCGATGATGCCGGAGAATCCCGAGTAGATGGCCACCACCATCAGGACGACGAGGGATGCCGCGGTGGCGATGAAGGGATTGGTGGCGGCTGTTCTGATCTTGTTCACTATGGTGTCTGGACCCGGTTATTCCTGATTGTTCCTGATGGTTGAAGAGGGTTAGGCCGCCGCCGGTGCGGCGGCATTCCCCATGGCTGGAACGACCCGCTCATTGAGCTGGCGGGCGATCTCCTCCACGAGCTCGGACACCCGGGGTCCCCAGCGTGAGGCCAGGTCATCATCGAGGCTGATCACCTGGTCTTCGCGCACGGCGTCGATGGTCTCCCAACCGGGGCGGGAGGCGACGGTCTCCGGGTCCATCCCCTCGGCCTTGGTGTTGGCCAGGAAGATGATGTCCGGGTTGGCTGCCACCACAGCTTCGCTGGTCAGCTGGGGGTAGTCATCGGTATCCGGTGCAATCGAGCTGAGGCCGAAGGCGGCGTAGATCTGCCCGAGGTAGGTCCGGTCGGAGATGGAATGGTAGCTGCTGGACAGCTCATGATAATAGGTCAGACCCGCGTCCTTGAGATCCTGTGGGACGGTGGCGATGGCCTCGTCGATGGTGGTCTGCATGTCGTCGACAAGCTCGGTGGCGTTCTCCCGGTTGCCGGTGGCCTCACCCAGGAGCTCAATCTGCTCATAGGTGTCCTCCAGTACCTCGGAGGCGTCCAACATGAGGGTGGGAACACCCGCGGCGGTGAGTCCGTCGATGATGCCCTCCCCGGTGGGGGTGAGCACAACAAGGTCGGGGTCATACTCCAGGACCGCCTCCACGTTCGGGGTGTACCCCGAGAGTCCATCCACGCGGGGTGCCTCCTCCGGGTAGTTGGAGTACTCGTCGGCGGCGATGACCTGGTCGCCGGAACCGATGGCGAACAGCATCTCCGTGCTGGTGGGTGACAGGCTGACGATGCGTTCGGGTTGGTCCCCGATGACCACCGGCCCATTCGGGATGGCGGTGATCGTCACCGGGAACCCCTCGGCGGTGGTGGTCGTTGCATCGGTGCCGTCGGCGGACTCCCCCGTCTCCTGCTCACTGCCACATCCCACCAGCGCGGTGGCGGCCAGAAGCGCCGAGGCCACCAGGGCCGGGAGGGAACGACGTCTGCGGGATCGTGGGATTCGGGTGCCGGGGATGGTGTGTGGTGCCATGAGCTGAAACTCCCTATGGATACTCGTGTGGAGACGGTCCGCCTCCCGGCACTGGGGAACGGGTCACCGCCGTACACACCGGGGTGTACACGGCGGTGACCTCAACCTCCGGGGCCTGGGATGGGCGGGTGAAGATCACCTCCACTCTAAACCCTGCCACTCCCGGTGTATCCGGGGGCATTGTCCACAGACCCCACGGGAAGCACTCTCAGGAGGCCCTGGTCTGGCTTTTTCTCGTTTTCCTGCGGAAATCCATGACCTCATCCATGTGGGAAACTGTCCACTCGTAAACGCTCTGCAGCGGTTCGATGACCGACTCCCCCAGTTCTGTGAGCTCATAGTCCACCCGGGGCGGGATCTGATGATGGGAGGTGCGAGTGACCAGGCCATCCTCCACGAGGACACCGAGTCGCTGGGTGAGCACCTTGGGGGAGATGCCCTGCACCTTCTCCTTGATCTCCCCGTTGCGCAGGGGCCCGTCCTGGATGCTGAGGAGGATGAGCATCGCCCATTTGTCACCGATGGTGTCGAAGAGATCCCGGCTGAGACAGGACCTGTCGAAGGGATTCCAGGAGGGAATCCGGTTGTTGGCATCAACCCGTTCGAGGTCCCCGGCCCCTGCCGACTTCCTGGTGACGGCCGGATCTGTGGCAGGTGTGACAACCAGCTTCACCGGCGCGGCGGCCGGAACCTGGTCGGAGCCGTGCGTGGGGGCAGCCGACTGCGGTGCCTCGTGGAGCAACCGCATTGTCTTACTCCTCATCCCTTTACTCTTCCTTACCTTCAAGTTCAGTCCGAATTAACCACAGAGTACCGAGATACCCCGAGGGGATCCCGTGGGCACCACTGGGTGCTGCCACTGTGACCAGACTGTTGGCTGACTCAATGTTCTACTTACTGCGTCGTGGGATGGGTCGGAACCGTTACGGCCTCCCCGCTAGGAAAGTTCGCAGAATTCGCTGTGTGCTTGCTGCCGGGTTGTGGGGCAGGCACCCCGGGAGTGCATGGAGAGGAGGTCAACGGGGAGGTCTGTCGGGCCTGGGCGAGCGGTGGTCAACTATCGTGTCCACCCCACCTAGTAGGGTGGTGACCATTGATTCACACCGAAAGGACACCACTGTGATCGCGGCACACGGCGCAACCATCGCCCTGGATGGCTCCACCCTCACCATCACCTATTCGCCCCTGTTGACGGCCCTGTCGCAGTCCGGGGATCACACCCGGATCATTGATCTCACCTCGGTCACCGGGGTGGAGGTCACCCCACCCGATGCCCTGTCCTGCGGTGCGGTGGAACTCACCGGTGACACCCCCACCGTGATCACCTTCTCCCCCAATCAGACACAACAGGCGCAGGCTCTGGCCACCGATGTCACCACCATTCTCCGCGGCGGGACCCCCACCGCTCTCGCCGGTGGTGGGCCAGCAACCCCGGAACCAGCCACTGTTGACGGGTTTGATTTCGTCGCCTTTGATGTGGAGACCGCCAACGATGACTGGGGATCGATCTGCCAGATCGGCCTGGTGCGCTATGAAAACGGGGTGGAGGTGGATTCGACCTCCTGGTTCTGCACCCCTCCCGAACCACTGAACTTCTTCGAGCCGGCCAATATCGCCATCCACGGCATCACCGCCGAACAGGTGGCGGGCGAACCCGCCTTCGCCGAGGTGCTCCCGAAGATGGTGGACTTCGTCGGTGACCTCCCCCTGGTCGCCCACAATGCCCAGTTCGATTTCACCGCGATCTCCCGGGCCTGTGCCGCAGCCGGCATCGAGGCTCCCGTGTTCAATTTCGGCTGCTCGCTGGCGTTGTCACGGTCCTCCCGGTTGAAGTTCCACAACCACCGTCTGCCCACCGTCGCCCAGGCCCTCGGGGTGGAGCTGCGCAAACACCACGATGCCACCGAGGATGCCCGTGCCTGCGCCGGCATCACCATCGAGCTGGCCCGCCGTCAGAATCACCAGGGCGGGTTCATCGACTTCATCCATAGTCAGGGCTTCACCCTCGGTTCCCTGGACACCGAGCGCGTCTACCCCGTCCTCCGTGACCGGTCCGGCGCCAACGTGGCGGTCCAGCGACGTCGACTGGGCCTGGACACCCGGGTGGCGGGCGCACCAACCAGCCCGGCCAGCCCGGCCAGCCCGGGCCCTGTTGCCACCGGCGGGAGGGAAGGCGGTCAGGCGTCGCAAAGCATCCCCCAGCAACCGGCAGCCAGGGAGAAACCGCGGGGTCGTGCGCCGTGGGACAAGGTGTCCACACCGGAGGTCATTCCCGATCCCAATCCGGATGCCGACCCGAACGGCCTGCTGTTCGGTCAGAATGTCACCCTCACCGGCGATTTTGAGCCCTATGAAAAGGGTGCGCTGTGGCAGCGCATCGCCGACCAGGGCGGACAGGTGGGCAAGAATGTGACCAGGAAGACCACCATCCTGGTCGCTGGCCCGTGGGCCACCATCACCAGTAAGCAGAAACGCGCCGAGGAGTTGAAGGAGAAGGGCCAGGACATCCAGATCTGGGATGACAAACAGCTCTTCGCAGCCCTCGGGCTGGATGAACAACCCCCCTTCTAATCCCTACCCCGCCCCTCGGGAACCAAACCGGGTCCAAGAGCAGTCAAACCCTGACACAGACGTTCACACACGGGTTGAAGGCCCGAGGACACCCAGGGGGATAGATGCTCGCCACCGCTACGACACCGGTGCACCCGGTGACCCACACACTGCCCATGGCCGCCACCATCCAACCGCGGCTCCACCACCGGGCGTGGCGGGAACGGGTGAGGTTCAGCAATGACGGGTTCTGCGACAGCCCCGCCAGCATCAGCCTCTCCCGTTCCCTGACCCTGGGGCTGGTGGCCGGGGACACCACGCTCAGCTACCGGGGGCTCGCCGAACTCGGCCTGGGCATCCGCCAGGCATGGGATCTGGCCGCGGACAACCTCGTGAGGGCCGCCCG
Proteins encoded:
- a CDS encoding winged helix-turn-helix transcriptional regulator; this encodes MRSKTMRLLHEAPQSAAPTHGSDQVPAAAPVKLVVTPATDPAVTRKSAGAGDLERVDANNRIPSWNPFDRSCLSRDLFDTIGDKWAMLILLSIQDGPLRNGEIKEKVQGISPKVLTQRLGVLVEDGLVTRTSHHQIPPRVDYELTELGESVIEPLQSVYEWTVSHMDEVMDFRRKTRKSQTRAS
- a CDS encoding exonuclease domain-containing protein, whose translation is MIAAHGATIALDGSTLTITYSPLLTALSQSGDHTRIIDLTSVTGVEVTPPDALSCGAVELTGDTPTVITFSPNQTQQAQALATDVTTILRGGTPTALAGGGPATPEPATVDGFDFVAFDVETANDDWGSICQIGLVRYENGVEVDSTSWFCTPPEPLNFFEPANIAIHGITAEQVAGEPAFAEVLPKMVDFVGDLPLVAHNAQFDFTAISRACAAAGIEAPVFNFGCSLALSRSSRLKFHNHRLPTVAQALGVELRKHHDATEDARACAGITIELARRQNHQGGFIDFIHSQGFTLGSLDTERVYPVLRDRSGANVAVQRRRLGLDTRVAGAPTSPASPASPGPVATGGREGGQASQSIPQQPAAREKPRGRAPWDKVSTPEVIPDPNPDADPNGLLFGQNVTLTGDFEPYEKGALWQRIADQGGQVGKNVTRKTTILVAGPWATITSKQKRAEELKEKGQDIQIWDDKQLFAALGLDEQPPF
- a CDS encoding ABC transporter substrate-binding protein — its product is MAPHTIPGTRIPRSRRRRSLPALVASALLAATALVGCGSEQETGESADGTDATTTTAEGFPVTITAIPNGPVVIGDQPERIVSLSPTSTEMLFAIGSGDQVIAADEYSNYPEEAPRVDGLSGYTPNVEAVLEYDPDLVVLTPTGEGIIDGLTAAGVPTLMLDASEVLEDTYEQIELLGEATGNRENATELVDDMQTTIDEAIATVPQDLKDAGLTYYHELSSSYHSISDRTYLGQIYAAFGLSSIAPDTDDYPQLTSEAVVAANPDIIFLANTKAEGMDPETVASRPGWETIDAVREDQVISLDDDLASRWGPRVSELVEEIARQLNERVVPAMGNAAAPAAA
- a CDS encoding FecCD family ABC transporter permease, yielding MVVAIYSGFSGIIDLSPGQVLAHLTGTETLSDREQAVFFNIRLPRIVTAMVVGATLALSGAAYQAVFRNPLADPYLLGVSAGAGLGVTLVIVGGVSLGLTAGGFGIIGAAFIGGITAVAATVLVSRGVGFGSSATVVILAGVAVAAFASSIQTYIQQRNIDTVSRIYVWMLGSLNVSRWESVVSVAIPAALCAVLILSSARLLDVMTVGDIEARTLGIDPTVVRMSLVAVATLGTASVVAISGLIGFVGIIVPHAIRLLCGPGHRLLLPLTLVWGAIFLVTADTIGRTILAPQELPVGVVTAAVGSPFFLFILRRSSRPRREGRTA
- a CDS encoding ABC transporter ATP-binding protein, whose protein sequence is MNIVDCENVSVRYPGAGRTAVAGMTTHVQRGQWVNIVGPNGCGKTSLLHALARVLPVEAGRITVADIDITASSTRNLLSPAAARHRRHLACTVALMPQTPTIPEGMDVYDYVLLGRHPHSRVPGKHDARVVQRCLDELNLHDYSGRFVSSLSGGERQRVSLARALAQEPEVLLLDEPTSALDIGHAQETLELIDSVRARRGLTVIAAMHDLTLTAQYGDRVLMMAGGRKVAEGAAEEVLTVSRIREIYGASVAVTTHEGRPVVIPRRPSGN
- the glgX gene encoding glycogen debranching protein GlgX translates to MTSSSEHSYSVWPGDAYPLGSKYDGAGTNFALFSDVAESVELCLVDENDNETRIKLEEKDNNVWHCYLPGILPGQRYGYRVHGPWDPDNGKRCDASKFLVDPYARAFVGEYDGHPSLFSYDIMDPENPHGRNTEDSLPHSMKSVVVSPFFDWGNDQPPRTPYHETVIYEAHVKGMTMTHPDIPENLRGTYAGLAHPKIIEYLVDLGITAIELMPVHQFMQDDRLRELGLRNYWGYNTFGFFAPQNDYSSASTPGAAVAEFKAMVRSFHEAGIEVILDVVYNHTAEGNHMGPTISFRGIDNEAYYRLVDGDERHYMDYTGTGNSLNVRDPHSLQLIMDSLRYWVTEMHVDGFRFDLASTLARELHDVDRLATFFDLVQQDPVVSQVKLIAEPWDIGEGGYQVGNFPPLWTEWNGKYRDTVRDFWRGEPATLGEFASRLTGSSDLYAHNGRRPTASINFVTAHDGFTLNDLVSYNEKHNMANGEDNRDGESHNRSWNCGVEGPTDDPEILQLRAQQRRNFLTTLLLSQGTPMISHGDEMARTQNGNNNVYCQDNELAWINWDQAIEHKDLLSFTRRLLRIRAEHPVFRRRRFLAGGPLGSDVRKRDIAWLVPDGQLMTQDDWDFAFGKSLMVFLNGDAIVEPDYRGQKIEDDSFILMFNAHHEAIDFTLPPEHFGMKWKLLVDTTEAIGYPLEELTIEAGGTLTVPARSSMLLRQIEAPDYTKLDERIAREAREVEEARKRESTDAEAALRASVGAALKAEEEAVQHFTERTKASVGTEGEESEAADTIPGELPEENTGEDTAEESGDADKVSPEVAVEADAEDDSEDDAESDTSTDLGADDKVVHASRADKPAEETETLDEDEELMRKRQAAAQEDDYDSAEDEY